In Rhodamnia argentea isolate NSW1041297 chromosome 4, ASM2092103v1, whole genome shotgun sequence, the following proteins share a genomic window:
- the LOC115748837 gene encoding fasciclin-like arabinogalactan protein 3 translates to MNSRAFASLFFAVFVFSSSAASAFNITRLLDRYPEFSSFNDMLTQTKLYEKINRRQTITVLALDNSSVGDIMGKPEEVLQRILSAHVVLDYYDISKLHDLSKKSTVLTTMYQASGTADNQQGFLNVTRLAGGDIVFGSAVKGASLNAKLVKAVAAMPYNISVLQVSCPIIAPGVDPANPNGIVTVTAPPPAPPAATPKKAPTSSPAKAPVAANTPESSEAPGAEEPAADAPADAPEADPPASSPPAPGPVSDEEADAPASANSSNSLVASQVVVGVLMGLLSAIMA, encoded by the coding sequence ATGAACTCCAGGGCTTTTGCTTCCCTCTTCTTTGCAGTCTTCGTCTTCTCTTCCTCGGCCGCCAGTGCCTTCAACATCACCAGGCTCCTCGACCGGTACCCAGAGTTCAGCTCTTTCAATGACATGCTAACCCAAACCAAGCTCTACGAGAAGATCAACCGCAGGCAGACCATCACGGTCCTCGCCCTCGATAACTCGTCCGTCGGCGATATCATGGGGAAGCCTGAGGAAGTCCTCCAGAGGATCCTGAGTGCGCACGTCGTTCTCGACTACTATGATATCTCGAAGCTCCATGACCTGTCCAAGAAATCTACCGTGCTCACCACAATGTACCAGGCCAGCGGAACCGCTGACAACCAGCAAGGGTTCTTGAACGTGACCAGACTGGCCGGTGGAGACATCGTGTTCGGGTCCGCAGTGAAAGGAGCGAGCCTCAATGCCAAGCTTGTGAAGGCCGTGGCTGCTATGCCCTATAACATCTCGGTCCTTCAGGTTAGCTGCCCGATAATTGCACCAGGAGTAGATCCTGCCAACCCGAACGGAATTGTCACCGTCACTGCACCCCCGCCCGCTCCACCGGCGGCAACACCCAAGAAGGCCCCCACTTCAAGCCCCGCCAAGGCCCCGGTCGCGGCCAACACACCCGAGTCATCTGAAGCTCCAGGTGCCGAGGAGCCAGCAGCAGATGCTCCCGCTGATGCACCAGAAGCAGACCCACCAGCCAGCTCTCCCCCAGCACCCGGACCTGTTTCAGATGAAGAGGCAGATGCACCAGCTTCGGCGAACTCTTCGAACTCGCTCGTAGCTTCGCAAGTTGTTGTTGGCGTCCTGATGGGTTTGTTGTCAGCGATCATGGCGTAA
- the LOC115748852 gene encoding selenoprotein H-like — MAPRKRKGGAAAPGEEEKPPTVATKTTTVAAAAVSTRVTRSSTRGPSAGGPSSNSVPKPPAAKKAKGGGRKKKKATKEEESVAGEAEGGDGEDREEEVAEDGEVEQAEAGGALDSKAKTVVIEHCKQCNSFKTRAIQVKNGLEKGVPGIIVVVNPDKPRRGCFEIREEGGEIFISLLDMKRPFGPMKALDMDEVILDIIHKVKA, encoded by the exons ATGGCACCGAGGAAGCGCAAGGGTGGAGCTGCGGCCCCAGGAGAGGAGGAGAAACCACCCACGGTCGCCACCAAAACCAccaccgtcgccgccgccgccgtctcgACAAGGGTGACCCGTAGCTCGACGAGGGGGCCCTCCGCTGGTGGCCCGAGCTCCAACTCAGTGCCCAAGCCGCCGGCGGCCAAGAAAGCCAAGGGGggtgggaggaagaagaagaaggcgacgaaggaggaggagagtgtCGCCGGAGAAGCCGAGGGTGGCGACGGGGAGGACCGGGAGGAAGAGGTAGCTGAAGACGGAGAAGTGGAGCAAGCGGAGGCTGGCGGAGCTCTGGACTCCAAGGCCAAGACCGTCGTCATCGAGCACTG CAAACAATGCAATTCCTTCAAAACAAGGGCTATTCAAGTGAAGAATGGCTTGGAGAAAGGTGTGCCTGGCATCATTGTTGTGGTCAACCCAGATAAG CCTAGAAGAGGTTGCTTTGAAATACGAGAGGAAGGTGGTGAAATATTCATCAGCCTATTG GACATGAAACGACCATTTGGTCCCATGAAGGCTCTTGACATGGACGAGGTGATATTGGACATAATCCACAAGGTCAAAGCTTGA